The following coding sequences lie in one Endomicrobiales bacterium genomic window:
- the ilvB gene encoding biosynthetic-type acetolactate synthase large subunit: protein MIKTGAEIFVECVLRENTEVVFGYPGGVLLPIFDAIYQSKLKLMLVRHEQGAAHMADGYARSTGKTGVCLATSGPGATNLVTGIATAYMDSIPMVAFTGQVATNLIGNDAFQEADIIGITRPITKHNFLVKDVKDLARTIREAFYIASTGRQGPVLVDIPVDVQRAQTEFEWPEKVEIRSYSPNYKGHAGQIKKAAQAINESNSPVLYIGGGIIAANASKEVTELAQKAGIPVTNTLLAIGAFPPISPLYLGMLGMHGTYCANMSIQNSDLIIAVGSRFDDRCTGKLSAFAPKAKIVHIDIDPTSISKSVFADIPVVGDAKQILAELIKEVKKNSHPKWIAQIEAWMKKNPLSYKDDSKLRPQYVIDKISELTKGEAIVVTEVGQHQMWSAQFYKAIAPRLFLSSGGLGTMGFGFPAGIGAKTANPDKDVIIIAGDGSFQMNIQELATAVVNNINVKIIILNNEYLGMVRQWQEMFYGKRYSHTCLRRGPECSFRCSKPGQNHADCKPVYVPDFVKVAQAYGAVGIRVDAKKDVVPTLKKYLKMEKVVLIEFMVEQEENVLPMVPTGAALDEVITHLA from the coding sequence ATGATAAAAACAGGCGCGGAAATATTTGTTGAATGTGTTTTAAGGGAAAATACAGAAGTTGTTTTTGGTTATCCGGGCGGAGTGTTGTTGCCAATTTTTGACGCAATTTATCAGTCAAAATTAAAGCTGATGCTTGTGCGCCACGAACAGGGTGCGGCACATATGGCCGACGGTTATGCCCGTTCAACTGGCAAAACAGGTGTTTGCCTTGCCACATCCGGGCCGGGGGCAACAAACTTAGTTACTGGTATTGCAACAGCTTATATGGATTCAATACCAATGGTTGCTTTTACCGGTCAGGTTGCAACAAATCTTATTGGCAACGACGCTTTTCAGGAAGCTGATATTATAGGTATAACAAGGCCAATAACAAAGCACAACTTTTTGGTTAAAGATGTTAAAGACCTTGCGCGCACAATTCGTGAGGCATTTTATATCGCATCTACTGGCAGGCAAGGCCCAGTGCTTGTTGACATACCAGTTGATGTTCAAAGGGCGCAGACAGAATTTGAGTGGCCAGAAAAAGTGGAAATTCGCTCATATAGCCCAAACTACAAAGGCCATGCCGGGCAGATAAAAAAAGCGGCGCAGGCAATAAATGAAAGCAATAGTCCGGTGTTGTATATTGGCGGTGGAATAATTGCCGCAAATGCTTCCAAAGAAGTTACCGAACTTGCCCAAAAAGCAGGCATACCGGTTACAAATACTTTGCTTGCTATAGGTGCTTTCCCGCCAATCTCGCCTCTTTATCTGGGTATGCTTGGTATGCATGGAACATATTGCGCGAATATGTCAATACAGAACTCCGATTTAATAATTGCTGTTGGTTCTCGTTTTGATGACAGGTGCACAGGCAAGCTTTCTGCATTTGCGCCAAAGGCAAAAATAGTTCACATTGATATTGACCCAACATCAATATCAAAAAGCGTTTTTGCTGATATACCGGTTGTGGGCGATGCAAAACAGATATTAGCAGAGTTAATTAAAGAAGTTAAGAAAAACTCTCATCCAAAGTGGATTGCCCAAATTGAAGCATGGATGAAAAAGAACCCTCTTTCGTATAAAGACGATTCAAAGTTAAGGCCGCAATATGTTATAGACAAAATATCTGAACTTACAAAAGGTGAGGCGATAGTTGTTACTGAAGTTGGACAGCACCAAATGTGGAGTGCCCAATTCTACAAGGCAATCGCGCCTCGTTTGTTTTTAAGCTCAGGAGGGCTCGGCACTATGGGTTTTGGTTTTCCCGCGGGAATTGGCGCAAAAACCGCAAACCCCGATAAAGATGTTATAATTATTGCCGGCGACGGTTCATTTCAAATGAACATACAAGAACTTGCCACGGCGGTTGTTAACAACATCAATGTTAAAATAATTATTCTAAACAACGAATATCTTGGTATGGTGCGTCAGTGGCAAGAGATGTTTTATGGCAAGCGTTATTCGCACACATGTTTAAGAAGAGGGCCAGAGTGTTCTTTCCGTTGTTCAAAACCAGGCCAGAATCATGCGGACTGTAAACCGGTCTATGTGCCTGATTTTGTCAAAGTTGCGCAGGCCTATGGGGCAGTCGGCATTAGGGTTGATGCAAAAAAAGATGTTGTGCCAACATTAAAAAAATATCTTAAAATGGAAAAAGTTGTTTTAATAGAGTTTATGGTTGAGCAAGAAGAAAATGTGTTGCCCATGGTTCCAACAGGTGCGGCTTTAGACGAAGTCATAACACATTTGGCCTAA
- a CDS encoding D-sedoheptulose 7-phosphate isomerase — MDTKEKIIKLIEESIGSKQKMLLPENLSALEDISQKIALCYKNGKKLVVFGNGGSASDAQHFTTEIVARFEKNRKALPALALTTNTSMLTAIGNDFGYNDVFSRQVEGLVCAGDVVIGISTSGNSANVLKGLQMAKTRGAIAIGFSGGAGGMLLKEAELCFCAPSNVTARVQECHILAIHILCSLLEEKIVNGEI; from the coding sequence ATGGATACAAAAGAAAAAATAATAAAACTTATAGAAGAAAGTATTGGTTCAAAGCAGAAAATGCTTTTACCCGAAAATCTTTCCGCACTTGAGGATATCTCTCAAAAAATCGCACTTTGTTACAAAAATGGCAAAAAACTAGTTGTTTTTGGTAATGGCGGTTCGGCATCTGACGCACAACACTTTACAACAGAAATAGTTGCCAGGTTTGAAAAAAACCGTAAAGCGCTTCCAGCGCTTGCGCTTACAACAAACACTTCTATGTTAACCGCCATAGGCAACGATTTTGGCTATAACGATGTTTTTAGCCGTCAGGTGGAGGGTCTTGTCTGCGCAGGCGATGTTGTTATTGGCATTTCTACCAGTGGCAATTCGGCAAATGTGCTCAAGGGTTTGCAAATGGCAAAAACGCGCGGTGCTATAGCTATAGGTTTTTCTGGTGGTGCGGGCGGGATGCTGCTTAAAGAGGCGGAGCTTTGCTTTTGCGCGCCATCAAATGTTACGGCAAGAGTGCAAGAGTGTCACATACTTGCCATACATATTCTTTGCTCTCTTTTAGAGGAGAAGATAGTTAACGGTGAAATCTAA
- the thrH gene encoding bifunctional phosphoserine phosphatase/homoserine phosphotransferase ThrH translates to MQIVCLDLEGVLVPEIWIAVSEKTKISSLRATTRDIPDYDFLMGQRLKILRENNLRLKDIQDVIGTLRPLEGALDFLNWIRERFQVAILSDTFDEFALPLMRQLGYPMLLCHRLKIDNNGMVYGYCLRQKDAKCESVKAFKNLKYKVIAAGDSYNDTTMLLEAHAGILFNPPQNVINDFPQFPVTKNYVELQDTILETQKRLIAEEV, encoded by the coding sequence ATGCAGATCGTTTGTTTAGACCTTGAAGGCGTTTTAGTGCCTGAAATATGGATTGCTGTTTCGGAAAAAACAAAGATCTCGTCCTTGCGGGCTACAACAAGGGATATTCCTGATTATGATTTTCTTATGGGACAGCGCTTAAAGATTCTAAGAGAAAATAATCTTAGGTTGAAAGATATTCAGGATGTGATAGGTACATTAAGGCCGCTTGAAGGGGCGCTTGATTTTCTTAATTGGATTAGAGAGCGTTTTCAGGTTGCGATCTTATCTGATACTTTTGATGAATTTGCTCTGCCCTTGATGAGGCAGCTTGGGTATCCAATGTTGTTGTGCCACCGTTTGAAAATAGATAATAACGGCATGGTCTACGGTTATTGCCTGAGGCAAAAAGACGCGAAATGTGAATCGGTCAAGGCCTTCAAAAACCTTAAGTACAAGGTGATCGCCGCAGGCGATTCTTATAACGATACCACGATGCTTTTGGAAGCGCATGCTGGGATACTTTTTAATCCTCCGCAAAATGTGATAAACGATTTTCCTCAGTTCCCAGTTACAAAAAATTATGTGGAACTGCAGGATACTATACTGGAAACACAGAAACGCTTAATTGCGGAAGAGGTTTAG
- the cimA gene encoding citramalate synthase, translating to MRKIELFDTTLRDGSQGAGISFSVEDSLKIAKALDEFGMHYIEGGWPGSNPKAEEFFNFAKKIKFKNSKLVAFGSTRHKSQAAAQDKNLLAIVNSGVPVACIFGKTWDMHVKYALNATLDENLDMISESVAFLRKRGLEVVYDAEHFFDGYINNPEYALKTLDAASCAGAQTLCLCETNGGMLPNAVRNIVREVAKVFPNIKLGIHTHNDSDCAVANTIIAVQEGCSMVQGTVNGLGERCGNANLMSIIPALQLKLGMQCVKPGKLIKLTELALYVDEIANIAPNDRQPYVGRNAFAHKAGIHVSAVAKNSKTYEHITPFEVGNERKVLVSELSGRSNLAFKAKEFSLDFDKDPKAAASIIKLVKEYEKIGYQFEDAEASFILLAQKELGRYKPSFILKSFKVSVEIDARGNLVSEASVKIDVNGKEEHCVAEGDGPVNALDNSLRKALRKHYPQIDEVTLVDFKVRVINSGAGTASKVRTFVESRDSNSMWGTVGVSENIIEASWEALADALEYKIMKINLSKRRKIGGKNAQ from the coding sequence ATGAGAAAAATAGAACTCTTTGATACAACTTTAAGAGATGGTTCGCAGGGTGCCGGTATTTCTTTTTCAGTTGAGGACAGCCTTAAAATAGCCAAGGCTCTTGATGAGTTTGGTATGCACTATATTGAAGGTGGTTGGCCCGGTTCAAACCCAAAAGCAGAAGAGTTTTTTAACTTTGCCAAAAAAATAAAATTCAAAAATTCAAAGCTTGTCGCATTTGGTTCAACCAGGCATAAATCACAAGCAGCAGCACAAGATAAAAACTTGCTTGCAATTGTAAACTCTGGGGTTCCTGTGGCGTGCATATTCGGTAAAACATGGGATATGCATGTTAAATACGCGCTAAATGCCACATTAGATGAAAATTTAGATATGATTTCCGAAAGTGTTGCGTTCCTTAGAAAAAGAGGGCTTGAAGTAGTTTACGATGCCGAGCACTTTTTTGACGGTTACATAAATAACCCTGAGTATGCGCTTAAAACACTTGATGCCGCTTCATGCGCCGGCGCTCAAACGCTTTGCCTTTGCGAAACAAATGGGGGAATGTTGCCAAATGCAGTTCGCAATATTGTGCGCGAAGTTGCAAAAGTTTTCCCAAATATAAAGTTAGGTATTCATACGCATAACGATTCCGATTGCGCGGTCGCAAACACCATCATAGCAGTGCAGGAAGGTTGTTCAATGGTACAAGGAACCGTTAATGGTTTGGGTGAGCGCTGTGGTAATGCAAACCTTATGTCTATTATTCCAGCTTTGCAGTTAAAGTTAGGTATGCAGTGTGTTAAACCTGGGAAACTTATAAAACTTACAGAACTTGCGTTATATGTTGATGAAATAGCGAATATTGCGCCAAACGATCGCCAACCTTATGTTGGCAGAAATGCTTTTGCGCATAAGGCCGGCATTCATGTTTCCGCGGTAGCAAAAAATTCTAAAACATATGAGCATATAACTCCCTTTGAGGTTGGAAATGAGCGGAAGGTTTTAGTCAGTGAACTTTCCGGCAGAAGCAATCTGGCATTTAAAGCAAAGGAGTTTTCTTTGGATTTTGACAAAGATCCAAAAGCGGCCGCAAGCATAATAAAACTTGTAAAAGAGTACGAAAAAATCGGCTATCAGTTTGAAGATGCCGAAGCTTCATTTATTCTTCTTGCTCAAAAAGAACTTGGCAGGTACAAACCAAGTTTCATATTGAAAAGTTTTAAGGTAAGTGTTGAAATTGATGCGCGTGGGAACCTTGTATCTGAGGCAAGTGTAAAGATTGATGTTAACGGCAAAGAAGAGCATTGCGTTGCGGAAGGCGATGGCCCAGTAAATGCATTGGACAACTCTTTGCGCAAGGCGCTAAGGAAACATTACCCGCAAATAGACGAAGTTACCTTGGTGGATTTCAAGGTGCGAGTAATAAACTCCGGTGCCGGCACCGCGTCAAAAGTGCGCACATTTGTTGAATCGCGCGATTCAAATTCAATGTGGGGCACGGTAGGTGTATCTGAGAACATAATTGAAGCATCATGGGAAGCTCTTGCGGATGCTTTGGAATATAAAATAATGAAAATAAATTTATCAAAAAGAAGAAAAATCGGAGGCAAAAATGCGCAGTGA
- a CDS encoding aspartate kinase, which yields MQLVVMKFGGSSVADAEKIKRVAARVIKKKKEGNKVVVVVSAPGNMTDDLIAMAEGITETPLDREMDMLLATGEQVSIALLSMAINHMGESAISLTGPQAGIFADATHTKARITKITPTKVKEELSKGKIVIVAGFQGANPHDDITTLGRGGSDLTAVALAAALNADSCEIYTDVEGVYTTDPRIVADARKIKKISYEEMLEMAGSGAQVMQARSIEVGKKFNVEIHVRSTFSENMGTIITSEEKIKRGRGKMEEVVVSGVTYDKNQVKFSLADVPDRPGIAAHVFGALAKAGVNVDMIIQSAATDKNNDISFTVASGDAKRASYIVEELKKELNAGMVLKDDNISKVSIVGVGMRSHSGVAAKMFETLSKEKINIDMISTSEIKISCVVQKDETQRAVQALHKVFGLSKINRKK from the coding sequence ATGCAATTGGTTGTAATGAAGTTTGGCGGTTCTTCTGTTGCAGACGCGGAAAAAATAAAAAGAGTTGCCGCCAGAGTTATCAAAAAGAAAAAAGAAGGCAACAAGGTTGTTGTGGTTGTTTCCGCTCCTGGTAATATGACTGATGATCTTATTGCTATGGCGGAAGGTATTACAGAAACACCACTTGATCGCGAAATGGATATGCTGCTTGCAACCGGCGAGCAGGTTTCAATTGCTTTGCTTTCAATGGCAATCAATCATATGGGTGAAAGTGCCATATCGCTTACGGGTCCTCAAGCCGGAATATTTGCAGATGCCACTCACACGAAAGCGCGTATAACAAAAATTACTCCGACAAAGGTGAAAGAAGAACTTTCAAAAGGTAAAATAGTAATTGTCGCGGGTTTTCAGGGTGCAAACCCTCACGATGATATCACAACACTTGGCCGTGGCGGCTCAGACCTTACAGCTGTAGCCCTTGCCGCCGCGCTTAATGCGGATAGCTGTGAAATATACACCGATGTTGAAGGTGTTTACACTACAGACCCGAGAATTGTTGCGGACGCCCGAAAAATAAAAAAAATTTCGTATGAAGAAATGCTTGAAATGGCCGGTTCCGGCGCGCAGGTTATGCAGGCAAGAAGCATAGAAGTCGGCAAAAAGTTTAATGTGGAAATTCATGTTCGTTCAACATTTTCAGAAAATATGGGCACAATTATAACAAGCGAAGAAAAGATAAAGAGAGGGAGGGGCAAAATGGAAGAAGTTGTGGTTTCAGGAGTAACTTACGATAAAAATCAGGTTAAGTTTTCATTAGCCGATGTTCCCGATAGGCCAGGCATTGCGGCACATGTTTTTGGAGCGCTGGCAAAAGCAGGTGTGAATGTTGATATGATTATTCAATCAGCCGCAACAGATAAAAACAACGATATATCATTTACAGTCGCTTCGGGCGACGCAAAAAGAGCTTCTTATATTGTTGAAGAGCTCAAAAAAGAGTTAAATGCCGGTATGGTGCTTAAAGATGATAACATTTCAAAGGTTTCTATTGTAGGTGTGGGCATGCGCAGTCACAGCGGTGTCGCCGCGAAAATGTTTGAAACACTTTCAAAGGAAAAAATTAACATAGATATGATATCAACCAGCGAAATAAAAATTTCCTGCGTTGTGCAAAAAGATGAAACACAAAGAGCCGTACAGGCATTGCATAAAGTTTTTGGGCTTTCAAAAATTAACAGGAAAAAATAA
- a CDS encoding adenylyltransferase/cytidyltransferase family protein, whose product MKSKKIILAKALAKKISAFKKSGKKIVFTNGCFDLIHAGHIRTFQKAKTFGDILVVAINTDASVRRLKGKNRPVVGQQNRAKVLAGLEAVDFVTFFSEDTPLEILELLRPDVLVKGANYKLSEIVGRQCVKKVVRISMVKGISTSSIISKILHAYAK is encoded by the coding sequence GTGAAATCTAAAAAAATAATTTTGGCAAAGGCTCTTGCGAAAAAGATTTCAGCATTTAAGAAATCTGGTAAAAAAATTGTTTTTACAAATGGTTGTTTTGACTTAATACACGCAGGCCATATTCGCACTTTCCAAAAGGCAAAAACTTTTGGAGATATACTTGTAGTTGCTATAAATACAGATGCTTCCGTGAGAAGGCTTAAAGGTAAAAATAGGCCAGTTGTTGGCCAGCAAAACAGGGCAAAGGTTTTAGCGGGTTTAGAGGCAGTGGATTTTGTAACATTTTTTTCCGAAGATACGCCGCTTGAAATCCTTGAGCTTTTAAGGCCGGATGTACTTGTTAAAGGCGCCAATTACAAGCTTAGCGAAATTGTAGGCCGGCAGTGTGTAAAAAAAGTTGTACGAATTAGTATGGTAAAAGGCATCTCAACAAGTTCTATTATTTCCAAAATTCTGCATGCCTATGCAAAGTGA
- the thiC gene encoding phosphomethylpyrimidine synthase ThiC: MNLMSLAKEKKTTQAVLRVAKEEKIDVKTLLASIANGTVVVPQNNIKKKLRTPKGIGFGLKIKVNANIGTSTRFASISAEKRKLEAAVKAGADAVMDLSTGGNLGAVRAMVIENSPIPVGSVPIYEAACVASRKYGSAININAEMIFDAIERHAQDGIDFITVHCGVTRRIVEELEKKKRVAGIVSRGGAMLARWILKNKKENPLYENFDRLIEIAKKYDLTLSLGDGMRPGATADANDIFQTSELKILGELVLRARKAGVQTMVEGPGHMAMHLIAEHVRSAKKVIHGAPYYLLGPLVTDIGAGYDHITGAIGGAIAAQNGADFLCYVTPAEHLRLPNVKDVWDGVMASRIAGHAADIARGLVGAKEVDLELSKRRKALDWTGQKKFALDPGKFDKELQKVPQGKKSTCTMCGEFCSMK; the protein is encoded by the coding sequence ATGAACTTAATGAGTTTGGCAAAAGAGAAAAAAACAACACAAGCGGTGTTGCGGGTAGCAAAAGAAGAAAAAATTGATGTAAAAACTCTTCTTGCCAGTATTGCAAATGGAACCGTTGTTGTTCCACAAAACAATATAAAAAAGAAGTTAAGAACTCCAAAAGGCATAGGGTTTGGTTTAAAGATAAAGGTAAATGCAAACATTGGCACATCTACCCGCTTTGCCTCAATAAGCGCAGAAAAGAGAAAACTTGAGGCAGCGGTAAAAGCCGGTGCCGATGCGGTAATGGATCTTTCAACCGGTGGAAATTTGGGTGCTGTGCGCGCGATGGTTATAGAAAATTCTCCTATACCTGTTGGCAGTGTTCCAATATATGAGGCAGCCTGTGTTGCATCTAGGAAATATGGTTCAGCAATAAATATTAACGCAGAGATGATATTTGATGCTATTGAACGGCACGCGCAAGATGGAATAGATTTTATAACCGTGCATTGCGGAGTTACAAGGCGTATAGTTGAAGAACTTGAAAAGAAAAAAAGAGTTGCGGGTATAGTCAGTCGTGGCGGCGCTATGCTTGCCCGTTGGATATTAAAAAACAAAAAAGAAAATCCTTTATACGAAAACTTTGATCGGCTCATTGAAATTGCAAAGAAGTACGACCTAACGCTTAGTTTAGGCGATGGAATGCGACCAGGGGCCACAGCCGATGCAAATGATATTTTTCAAACAAGTGAATTGAAAATTTTAGGTGAACTTGTCTTAAGGGCTAGAAAGGCTGGCGTGCAAACAATGGTGGAAGGGCCCGGGCATATGGCAATGCACTTAATTGCAGAACATGTGCGCAGCGCAAAAAAAGTAATTCATGGGGCTCCTTACTATCTTTTGGGCCCTCTTGTAACAGATATAGGCGCCGGCTATGACCATATAACCGGTGCCATCGGCGGGGCAATAGCGGCGCAAAATGGTGCCGATTTTTTATGCTATGTTACTCCCGCCGAGCATCTGCGCCTGCCAAATGTAAAAGATGTTTGGGACGGCGTTATGGCTTCAAGAATTGCCGGTCATGCGGCAGATATTGCAAGGGGTCTTGTTGGTGCTAAAGAAGTTGACCTTGAACTTTCTAAAAGAAGAAAGGCATTAGATTGGACAGGGCAAAAAAAGTTTGCGTTAGATCCTGGTAAATTTGATAAAGAATTGCAAAAAGTTCCTCAGGGCAAAAAGAGCACTTGCACAATGTGTGGTGAGTTTTGCTCTATGAAATAA
- the ilvD gene encoding dihydroxy-acid dehydratase → MRSDEIKKGAIRAPNRCLLYATGVSPKDLGKPFIGIASSFTDLVPGHIGMRDLERYIERGVAAGGGVPFIFGVPAICDGIAMGHGGMNYSLPLRELVADVVESVANGHALDGLVLLTNCDKITPGMLMAALRLNIPCIVVTAGPMTTGNYKGKRRSLVRDTFEAAGQFQAGKITESELNALEMASCPGAGSCQGLYTANTMACLTETMGMSLSGCATALAVSSKKRRIAYDSGIKVVELVKQNITARKIMTENAFNNAIVVDMALGGSSNTVLHLPAIANEAGIKLPLELFDKISKTTPHISCLEPAGDYYMEDLENAGGITAVLSALKKKILPSITVDGCNITDFAKSGVILDKEVIRPHNPYHKEGGIAILKGNIAPLGCVVKQSGVKENMKVFSGPARVFESEETAMKAILAKKIKKGEVIVIRYEGPKGGPGMREMLSPTSAIQGMGMADSVALITDGRFSGGTRGPCIGHISPEAAEGGTIAAIKDGDIIMIDIPKRQLNVRLSDMELKVRLSKLEPRVCNFKTGYLSRYARLVTSSNTGAVLK, encoded by the coding sequence ATGCGCAGTGATGAAATTAAAAAAGGTGCGATTAGAGCGCCAAATAGATGCTTATTATATGCCACTGGAGTATCTCCAAAAGATTTAGGCAAACCTTTTATAGGTATAGCTTCTTCATTTACGGACCTTGTTCCAGGCCACATTGGCATGAGGGATCTTGAAAGATATATTGAAAGGGGTGTTGCGGCCGGCGGCGGTGTGCCGTTTATTTTTGGTGTTCCCGCAATTTGCGATGGCATTGCAATGGGGCATGGCGGTATGAATTACTCGCTTCCCCTGCGTGAACTTGTTGCGGATGTTGTTGAGTCGGTTGCAAATGGCCACGCTCTTGACGGGCTTGTACTTTTAACAAATTGCGATAAAATAACCCCGGGTATGCTTATGGCAGCACTTCGTTTAAACATTCCCTGTATTGTTGTTACTGCGGGTCCAATGACAACAGGCAATTATAAAGGGAAACGTCGCTCACTTGTGCGCGACACTTTTGAAGCAGCCGGGCAGTTTCAAGCCGGAAAAATAACAGAAAGCGAACTAAACGCGCTTGAAATGGCATCCTGTCCGGGAGCTGGTTCTTGCCAGGGTTTATATACGGCAAACACTATGGCATGCTTAACCGAAACAATGGGTATGTCTTTAAGCGGTTGTGCGACTGCGCTTGCTGTTTCGTCAAAAAAACGGCGTATAGCTTACGATTCAGGCATAAAAGTTGTTGAACTGGTTAAACAAAACATTACCGCAAGAAAAATAATGACAGAAAATGCATTTAATAACGCCATAGTGGTTGATATGGCACTTGGCGGTTCGTCAAACACAGTATTGCACTTACCGGCAATAGCTAATGAAGCCGGCATAAAACTTCCGCTTGAGTTGTTTGATAAAATATCAAAAACAACCCCGCATATTTCTTGCCTTGAACCGGCAGGCGATTACTATATGGAAGACCTTGAAAATGCTGGCGGCATAACTGCCGTGCTTTCGGCGCTTAAGAAAAAAATACTTCCTTCAATAACGGTAGATGGCTGCAACATTACCGACTTTGCGAAATCCGGCGTAATTTTAGATAAAGAAGTTATAAGGCCGCATAATCCGTATCACAAAGAAGGCGGAATAGCAATATTAAAAGGCAACATTGCACCGCTCGGTTGTGTTGTAAAACAATCTGGTGTTAAAGAAAATATGAAAGTATTTTCAGGCCCCGCAAGAGTTTTTGAATCAGAAGAGACCGCAATGAAAGCCATACTTGCAAAGAAAATTAAAAAAGGTGAAGTAATAGTGATAAGATACGAAGGCCCTAAAGGCGGGCCAGGAATGAGAGAAATGCTTTCGCCAACAAGTGCCATACAAGGTATGGGCATGGCAGATAGTGTTGCGCTGATAACCGACGGCAGATTTTCGGGTGGAACCCGTGGGCCATGCATAGGCCACATATCTCCCGAAGCGGCTGAAGGCGGCACAATCGCGGCAATTAAAGACGGCGATATAATTATGATAGACATTCCAAAACGGCAGTTAAATGTGCGCCTTAGCGATATGGAGCTTAAAGTAAGGCTTTCAAAATTAGAACCTCGAGTATGTAACTTTAAAACTGGTTACCTTAGCCGCTACGCAAGGTTGGTTACATCATCAAACACAGGAGCTGTTCTAAAGTAA
- the accC gene encoding acetyl-CoA carboxylase biotin carboxylase subunit has protein sequence MFKKILIANRGEIACRIIRAAREMGIKTVAVHSDVDRDCLHTRMADQAICIGPYSAKESYLNVSSIIAAAEISGADAIHPGYGFLSENTDFAEICESCGIKFIGPSKTAIEKMGDKIAAKELMKKSGVPVVPGSDGPITAETPNLLKLAKKIGYPVIVKASSGGGGKGMRIVNKEEELKGAIAMAMAEAKASFNDETVYMEKYIEEPHHIEFQILGDCKGKIVYLPERDCSIQRRHQKLVEESPSPFMTETLRRRMGRAARLAAATVNYVTVGTIEFLVDKHSNFYFMEMNTRIQVEHPVTEMVTGIDLVKEQIKLAAGEKLSFDSEDILLRGHAIELRINAENPEKDFMPCPGKVTQFVVPGGPGIRVESHIYSGYTIPPYYDSMIAKVISLGVDRDEAIIKLQRALREMIIEGVETTASLHKKILANENFAKGNVTTCFLQKNDFLTK, from the coding sequence ATGTTCAAAAAAATACTTATAGCAAACAGAGGCGAAATAGCTTGCCGGATAATCAGAGCAGCCCGTGAAATGGGTATAAAAACCGTTGCAGTGCATTCCGATGTTGACCGCGATTGTTTGCACACCAGAATGGCCGATCAGGCAATTTGTATAGGGCCGTACTCTGCAAAAGAAAGCTACCTGAATGTTTCAAGCATTATTGCAGCGGCAGAAATATCCGGCGCCGATGCTATTCATCCGGGTTACGGTTTCCTTTCTGAAAACACCGATTTTGCCGAAATCTGCGAATCTTGCGGTATAAAATTTATAGGGCCCAGCAAAACAGCTATTGAAAAAATGGGCGACAAAATAGCCGCAAAAGAGCTTATGAAAAAATCAGGTGTACCTGTTGTGCCTGGTTCAGATGGCCCAATAACGGCTGAAACACCAAATCTTTTAAAGTTAGCAAAAAAAATTGGATACCCTGTTATTGTTAAAGCATCTTCTGGCGGCGGCGGCAAAGGTATGCGTATTGTAAATAAGGAAGAAGAACTTAAAGGCGCAATAGCAATGGCAATGGCAGAAGCAAAAGCGTCTTTTAACGATGAAACAGTTTATATGGAAAAATACATTGAAGAGCCTCACCACATAGAGTTCCAAATATTGGGCGATTGCAAAGGTAAAATTGTTTATCTTCCAGAGAGAGATTGTTCAATACAGCGCAGACACCAAAAACTTGTTGAAGAAAGCCCATCGCCATTTATGACTGAAACCTTAAGGCGTAGAATGGGCAGAGCTGCCCGTTTAGCGGCGGCCACTGTAAATTATGTAACGGTTGGCACAATAGAGTTTTTGGTAGATAAACACAGCAATTTTTACTTTATGGAAATGAACACCCGCATACAAGTAGAACACCCTGTTACAGAAATGGTTACAGGTATAGACCTCGTAAAAGAGCAAATAAAGCTTGCCGCAGGTGAAAAGCTTTCTTTTGATTCGGAAGATATTTTGTTGCGCGGCCACGCCATAGAGCTAAGGATAAATGCCGAAAACCCTGAAAAAGATTTTATGCCATGCCCAGGTAAGGTAACGCAGTTTGTGGTGCCCGGTGGCCCTGGAATCAGGGTTGAAAGCCACATATATTCAGGATACACAATACCACCTTATTACGACAGCATGATAGCAAAAGTAATATCGCTTGGTGTTGATAGAGATGAGGCAATAATAAAACTGCAAAGGGCTCTTAGGGAAATGATAATAGAAGGTGTAGAAACTACAGCTTCATTGCACAAGAAAATACTTGCAAATGAGAACTTCGCCAAAGGCAATGTGACAACCTGTTTTTTACAAAAAAATGATTTTCTAACGAAATAA